ATTCCTGCATCCACTATTGAAAAGGCGCCTATTTTTTTTACGGGACTGGTGGCTTTCGCCATTGTATTGTTCGCCGTATGTGTGATGGTCGTTGGTGGGATAAATCTGTGCTACCTTACGTTTCTTCTAGCCCAAAAATCGGCTGCCCTTGAAATTCCCTTGGGATGGATCTACAGCGCGGTTCCCATTTCAGGTATGTTGATCACGTATTTTAGTTTGGATATCTTTTTTGAAAGACGTAACCAGTTAAAAAAAGCCAATGGATTACACTGAAGCACTACTATTGGTAATAAGTTTTGTAATTCTGTTGGCCATTCGGGTACCCATCGCGTATAGCATAGGGTTGTCCGCACTTTTTACCCTGGTGGTCTCAATGCCCACATTGCCTGCCGTGACCACATTGGCCCAGCGTATGGCCACCTCATTGGATAGTTTTGCACTTTTGGCCATTCCCTTTTTCATTTTGGCGGGTCAGATTATGAACAGAGGTGGTATTGCCAGACGTCTTATTGATTTTGCCAAGGCCATTGTAGGTCCATTACCAGGGGGGTTGGCCTTTGTGAACATCATTGCCTGTATGTTGTTTGGGGCCATTTCGGGCTCAGCGGTTGCAGCGGCCTCGGCCATTGGAGGTTTTATGAATCCCATGATGGAAAAGGAAGGTTATGATAAATCGTTTAGTGCCGCCGTAAATATCACCAGTGCCACAACGGGACTTATCATTCCCCCCAGTAACATTTTGATCATTTATTCCTTGGCCAGTGGCGGAGTGAGCATAGCCGCATTGTTCCTGGCGGGATATGTTCCCGGAATTTTGATCGGTATTGCCTTGATGTTGGTTGCTGGAGTGTACGCTTTTATCAAAAAATATCCCACGGAAAAAGCCGTGGGCATCACCATTTTTCTGAAACGGTTTTTGGATGCCCTGCCCAGTCTGTTACTGTTAGTGGTGGTCATTGGGGGTATTGTTGCCGGAATCTTTACGGCGACCGAAGCTTCGGCCGTAGCCGTTGTTTACACCTTTGTACTGGCCTTTGCCTACAAGGAAATCACGATAAGGGACGTGCCCTCCATTTTGTTGGAAACTACCAAGACCACGGCCATTGTCATGTTGTTGATTGCCACTTCCGTGGCCATGAGTTGGGTCATGAGCTACGAAAGTATTCCACAGGAAATCAGTGCGGGACTCCTTGGTATTAGTAATAACCCTATTGTCATTTTGATCATTATCAACCTGATCTTACTGTTCGTAGGTATTTTTATGGACATGACCCCCGCCGTACTTATATTTACCCCTATCTTTTTACCTATTGTGACCCAAATGGGCATTGACCCCATCCACTTTGGAATCATCATGATCCTAAACCTTTGTATTGGCCTTTGTACGCCACCCGTAGGGTCGGTTCTTTTTGTGGGCTGTGGTGTGGCCAATCTTAAAATCCAACAGGTGGTCAGGCCATTATTGCCCCTATTCCTTATTATGTTGGTGGTATTGGTATTGATTACCTATGTCCCCAGTTTAAGTCTTTGGATTCCCGAACTATTCGGGTTTTGAGCTTTTATGCTAGGGGAATGGGCAGTGAACTCAGGACGAGCTCATTTTTTATAAAACAAGTCTCTGAAGTAAAACCCTATTTTTTCTAAGGTTTTTGCGCAATGGAATATGCTGTTTTTTTAGTAGTTTCCTATGCTGCCCCTACGAATGGAATTCAATCAATAATTGGATTGTGAAAACCAAGGCTTTTCCTGCTTTTGTTCCCTTACTGTGGGCTCATCCGTACGATTGAAAAAAAAGAAGAACCCTCCATCAGTTGTCAAAAGCTCGCTGAGTAAAAAAGAAAAACCACTTTTTGTAAAATAAACTGATAACCATGCCAATTTTTAATTCCCTAACGAACTCGGTAAAAGCCAAGTTGGATACCATTGGATACTACACCTATGATTTTTACATTTTTGTTTTTTTATCAATTTTGATGTTACTGATATCCGGGATTTTCAATATTCCGGGCATTGCCGAACATCCCCAGTTTGAGCCTTATTTGAATAGTACATTGATTGCCGATATCCTAAAAAAAGATGAGGGGCTTTCCTATGCATATCACTTGTTTTTCATCGTTGATTTCTTTTGGGCATTTTATCTGTTGCTGGTTTTGGCAAAATATATGTACAGGAGATATCGGGAGAACGGTTTAAGCTATCCAAAGGAACTGATCATCATATTCTTGACGTTCGCCTTGCTTGCATTCGCCTTTGACTGTGCGGAAAACACCATATATCTGATAGAAAAGTCCTTTGTAACATGGATTGTTACTGCAAAGAAGTTGTTTTATGGTTTGGTATTTGTAATTGCCTTACTCAGTTTTATTGACCAGTGCGTGAATAGGAAAAAGTACCTTTCCCTACTAAAAAAGTTTTTGAAATCTGCCTTTTATAGCTTGTTGGTACTATTGGTCATTGGTGTGTTGTTGCCAACGGCCACACAAGTAAACTCCATTGTTGTTGATTTATACCTGGTTCCCTTTAATCTCTTACTGCTATTGACCTTTGCTCCGTTCTTTGCGATAGTTGTAGCGCATTATCCCAGTTATTTTAATCAAGAAAAGGGTTTTAGGACGTGGTATATGGCGAAATACCGCATTGCTAACCTTATCGGAATTGTCTATTACCGAAACAATACCGATCGGACAAATCCGGATTCTACATCCGTTATATCAAAAATCAATTTTTTGCTCCGCATTCTCGGCATATGTTTTTATATATCCCTGTTCTACATGGTTTCTTATACCTCGCAGGTCAATTTTGATTGGAATCTGAAAATGGGTCCACTCTCACTATGCCTTTTGATTGTCTCCATCTTTTTGCTGCACTTCCTAAAGGAGGTGAAACAGTATTGGTACCAAATGAATTACGAATTCCTAAAAGAAAAAGTCGTAGATCTATACGATGGGGATTATAGCCCTAATCTTGCCGTATCCAGCTTGTCCAAACGTTCCTGGTTTAAAAAATTGTTCCGGGGATGTGAAGCAAAGAATACGGTTAAGGAAGATGATCGTGATTCCACTTCAGATTCCAAACCTGACCCCAGTTCCAAACCAAGTGATTTTTGTAGTGAACGGTATAACTGCCTTAAGACCATCAACATACCGGTCAAAGTGTATCTTGTATTGTTTCTGTTTACGATAGCCTCCCACTTCTTATTAGGTTATATTTTACTGTTTTGTGAAAACTTACAATACGGGGAATGGACCGTTCGCTTGAGTCTTTTGTGTATAGTGGGGCAACTCTTCACCTACATTTTTTATCGATCGTTTCGGTCGGTACTTCGAATAGTGTTGTTCAATGAATACTCCACCTCTATTATCAATTCCTTTCTCAAGGGACCAGAGCGAAAATTGAATGATGGATCCAAAGATGCAGAAGGGGAATTAATGGTTCAGGAACTGGACTGTGAGGAAAAGGATAAAGACAATTACTATTGTAAAAGGTTGGCCGTAATCAAATGTTTTAAAACATATAATTTGGCCGCCAACTCCCGCCTTCTCAGATTTTTTGCCGGTTTAAGATTTGGGGCCTTTAGCAATAATATCACCTTTTTACAGATCAATGCCTTTTATGGGATTATAAACTTCATATTCCTCCTGATCATAAATTTTGATAGTTCCTTGGCACTTTCCTTCAGTACCATCATTATCATCCTGGCCGTTTTGTTTTTTGTTTATGGGGTCCTGGTTGTTTTCAACAAGAACTGGATATACCACAATTATCGAAAAAATGTAGCTGCCACTACAATCGGAAGTTCTGTAACATCCAAAAGCGACCAGAAAAGATTCAGGACATTTCAATACTTGAGTACCTCAGTATTTATCCTGTTATTGGCACTCTACGGGATTACCAAAAGTGCTGGGAACGATCTCTTTACCCTTCAACCGGTAAAACGGGACCTGGACAATGAACTGGTGTTTGCGGATTTTATGGAGAACTTGGATTCACTTGAAACCCGTTACTATATTGGATGCTACGGAGGAGGGATGAAATCAAATGCCTGGACCATGACCGTTTTAAACGAACTGTCCAGTAATGATGAACGGTTTTTTGAAAAGACCGTTGGTATTTCAGGAGTTTCAGGTGGAACCATGGGGATGATCAATTTCTTCTCCATTTGGGACAAGTACCCCAATGCAGACCAAAAAACGGCAAGACAACGCCTTATCGACTCCGTGGCTACGGAGAACATTCTATCCATGGATATGACCCATGCCCTGGGAAGGGATTTGCTTACCTATCTTTTTTATCCGGCAGATGCAAGCGGTACCGATAGATCGAATAAGGTAATGGAGCATTATGCCCGCTTGACGAAGGATGGTTATAAGTGCGATCCCAACAGGACGAATTTCAGATCGTATTGGAAATATTTCTATGATTCCTCCAACTCCAATTTTCCCATATTCATTGCCAATACCACGAATATCAAGGGAAATCAGGGAATGGCAGCCAGTATTGGATTCGATACAACAAACACAATGCTTAGAAAGGAATTGTATAAAGGCGCGGATGATATTCTGGAAATTACCAGAAATGATTTATGTGGGAGTACAGATAAATATACACTGGATTATTATAAAGCCTCCTCGACTTCGAATAGATTTCCCTTATTGAGTCCTGCCGCAAAAATTGAAACCAAAGGGCACTATAACGATGGTGGGATTTTTGAAAATTCGGGCTTGTATTCCGTCTATAAACTATTTCAGACCGTCAATAGATGTGAGGGAATAGCCGATCTGGCCCATCTTAAGCAGAAGAATGTTTTTTTGTGCATCATCAATGACAAGAATTTATATATCAAGCATATCCTTGGGAAGGATTCTTTAGTGACCCAGGAAATAAACTATAATTCTGAATTGGGGGCCATCATCAACTCGGTAGCGTCAACCGAAATGACCCCGCGGGCCATAAAAACCCAACTGGAAATTTTGAATGAACGTTATCCGCACCGCATCAAGTACTTACCTATTTACCTTCCCCATAGGTTTACTGTCGCAGATGTAAAAGCGCTTTGTGGAAAGAAAATATCCTTAAAAGATGGAAGTGATGCAGATGAATACCTGTTGGATGTAGTAAACAGGAACAACAAGGAAATTGAGAGGATTTACGGGGCCAATAATGGTGAACCCCCCATTATTGAACCTCCTATGAGTCGGGTAATGGCAAAACCGGCCTATGAATTTATGAAGTCGATGATAGCCCATGAGGTACCTAAAAAAGTATTGGAAAACGTTAAGGAACTGCACTAGGGCCATATTGGATGCCGATTGCTGCCCAACGGTTCCAGAAATGATGTAAACTTCATGCTATGCTATTGGTTGATCGAACCTACCTCCCAAACAATGCTAAAGAAATGACCTCCATACCAATTGCCAAAGGTTTGATTCAGGCACTAAAATCGGAGTTTTGGTCATCTTGATTACTTAAAGCCCTTTCGGGGTAAATAAAAAAAAAGCTTTAAATATCGGATTTACGGATTCAACGTATTGATTTAGGCGCTAAGTGGTGGATTCAGGGGAACTGGAACCTATCGCCATAAGTTCGGGGCGCAATTAATCCGGATCTCCCACTTATTTGAATATAGTAACACTTATTACATCAAAGTAGGCTGTGTGTTACATCATTCTTAAAGTGTTGGATCTAAGGGGATACCTTTATTCTTAAAAATGTCAATTGCTTGAAGGGGAAAAACCCTACAAGAACTTTCCCGCTGGACAAATCGTATGGCACTTCCGGTCCAAAAGAAACAAAAGGCTCGACTGGTTGGATGATTTGAAAGGATTGGAATATAAGGAACCGACCGTTTTGGAAAAAAATAAGGGAACAATATCCGGAATATTGAGCGGAGCAGGAAGTTTGGAATTTCCGGAACTCCCTGACTTCTCCTTCCGTACACCTCTTACCCCCAGTCTTAGCACCATGAAATTTGGAGCGGGATTCGGAACATTTTTATCGCATGTTGCACTATCGGTCATCCAAGGGCTATCGCTTTACACAAATACCTTGATATATCATGAGAACAAAACATTTTATGGGTCTAAAAGGACCCCTACTTACACTTTTCATTAGTTTGGGAATCAGCATGGGCCTGTTTGCCCAAGATGATGAGTTTATCACTACTTGGAACACGACCATAACAAGTGGTATTTCCTCCAACGCCAACTCCATCACCCTCCCTCTGACAGGGACCTATGATGTGGATGTGGGCAATGACGACACTTGGGACCTGTTCGGCGAAACTGGGACCACTACCGTAGATATCACGCTCTATACCAACCCAACTACCCAAAGTAACTATACCGCTGGCGAGATACAGCTGGCCATTCGCAGTGCCGGCTCGGGGACCGGGCTGACCAGGATAAATTTTAACGGTACGGGGGACAAGGACAAGCTGCTCTTCATTCACCAATGGGGAAATATTGCCTGGCTATCCATGGAGTTTGCATTTTGGAGCTGTACCAATTTGAACGTTGTGGCGATTGACGTCCCAGACCTGAGCAACTTGACCAATATGCGCTCTATGTTTGCCAGATGCACCTCACTTACTGGGGCTGCCAGCTTCTCCAATTGGAACACCAGTGGCGTGACCAATATGGCTAGTACGTTTTCGGGGGCAAGTAACTTTGACCAGGACATCGGTTCGTGGGACGTAAGTAGTGTAATCGAAATGGCCGCCACGTTTTTGGAGGCAAGGGCCTTTAATCAGGACATCGGTTCCTGGAACACGTCCAGCGCGACCAATATGAACTCTATGTTTCGGGATGCCAGTAGCTTTGACCAAAACCTGGGCGCCTGGGACGTAGGAAAGTTAAACGCAGCATCGAGCATGCTTAATGGCAGTGCGCTTTCCTTGGCCAATTGGGACGCTACGCTCAAAGGTTGGGAAAGCTTGGTATTTACCAGAACACCTACTATTGGTGCCACCAATCTGAAGTACTGTAGCGCTGGTGATGAGCGTGCTAGGCTGAGGGCTAGAGGTATCAACATCTCCGGAGATGTCCTTTCAGATACTCCGCTCGAAGCCGAATGCCTGCAAACCTTAACACTGCCATTGGGTACCGATGGCGCCGCTGACCTGGAACCCGAGCAAGTGGATAACGGTAGCGAGGCCTGTGGGATGTCGCTGAGCCTGTCCCAGATTAACTTTACCGCCGCCGACCTTACAGGGCCGGTGACCGTGACCCTAACGGTGACCAATGGCAACAACAATACGGCCACCTGCGAGACCACGGTTACCGTGGTGGACGATACTCCGCCTGAAATCACCTTAGAAGGGGACAATCCACTCACCCTGGAATTGGGTGAGACCTATGTCGACCCAGGGTTCGAGGCAACGGACAATGTGGACGGGGATATCAGCAATAGTGTCATCGTGGATAGCAGTTCGGTGGACACCAGTACCGTTACCGGTGTCAACGGATACACCGTGACGTATAATGTCGCTGATGCAGCAGGAAACGATGCAGTTCAGGTAACTCGTACCATCCATGTGATAGACCCTCCTGTGGAAATTACTGCTTTTAGCTTTTCCGAACAGTTGGGAGAGACCACCATAGATTCAGATAACCATACCGTGACCTTGGAAGTGGTCAACGGTACTGACCTTACCAATCTTGTGGCCACCTTTGAGGTTTCGGACAATACCTCGGTAGAGGTCAATGATGTCGATCAGGAAAGTGAAGTGACCCCCAACGACTTTACCAACCCTGTGATCTACAAGGTAATCTCACCGAGGGGTCAAGTGGAACAGCTGTGGACGGTGACTGTAACGGAAAGTCAGCGACCCTTTGTCCATATAACCCCGGGTACGGTGGGTGAACCTTTTGAGTTTGTGGGAGGGAACGTTCAGGGGACCTTTCCCATTAGCATCACCTTTTCTAAAAATGTCACTGGCTTTGAAGAGTCGGATGTCCAGATCACCAATGGGGAATTCGTCCAAGACGAATTTCAGGAAGAAGGCCCCAATCTCTATACGGCCTGGGTGAGACCGACAGGGGGGGATGGACCTTATGACATTACGATAACCGTGCCGGAAAATGTGGCCATAGATGGTGAGGGTAACCAAAACGTGACCAACAGTCTCAGTGTTGGGTATGATGATTCGCTGAAGGTAACCATAACCGGGGTGTCCCATACCAATAGTCAGGAAGAGATTACTTTGACAATTACATTTGCCACTGATGTGGACAACGATTTTGAGGATGGTGATATCTATAATACCAATAATATTTCCCTGAACAATTTCACCGAAAGATCCGACAGAGAATATACAGTTGATGTGGAGCCACCCACTGCGGACGGTGCAGTGGGCCAAATCTGGATCCCCGCCCATGTGGCCACAGCTGCTGATGGAAGCAAACGCAACATGCCAGCGACCTTTACGGTCACCTATGATGCCACACCACCGCAGGTTAACTTGGTCCTTCCCACCGAGGGTTCTGATTGGTTTCCTCCGGGACGATTACAAGATGCCGAAAGGTCCTACGTTGTCGTAACCGCCAACGAACCCCTAGCCAATTTCGATGAGTCGTTCCTCGATATAGAAAATTGTAGGTTCGCTTCTTATTCTGATGGCAAAATCTATGTCTATGGAACATCGGAGCCCGTACATGGGGATATCGCGACGGTACAGCTATTGGCCGGGGCATTTACGGACCTGGCCGGAAATGCCACCGACTCAGACTCCGATATCATAGAACTTGTTTATGATTATGATGTTGATGAGCCCGATTTTTTCCCTGAGGACAATGCAACGGATATCGATCCTTTTGAAAATTTGACCCTCACCTTTGATGAGGACGTGTATGTGGAGGGACGAAACATGTATATTGAAATTTACCGTGCAGACGATGGGTCCCTGATATCACAAATCGATCTAGGCGATGCACAACGGGTTACCTTCAACGGTCCCACCGTGACCATTGACCCGGCCAACGATCTTGATTACGAGACGGACTATTACGTGCATATCGATAACTGGGCTCTCAATGACCTCCTTGGCAACACCTATGATGGCATTGCGGACAACACCAGTTGGAACTTTAGGACCCAGATTGCGCCCGATATTACGGCTCCCGTAATCACCCTTTTAGGGGACAATCCCATGTACCTTGTCGTGGGGGACACTTATGTGGAACCAGGGGCTACAGCCTCGGACGATAGGGACGGAAACCTCAGTAGTGACATCACGATTGGTGGGGCTACTGTGGACACCAGCGTTGCAGAAACCTACGAGGTGACCTATGATGTGAGCGACGCCGCAAACAATGGGGCCACGCAAGTGGTGCGACGGGTTATTGTAGAGGTACCCGACACCACGGAGCCCGAAATCACGCTTCTAGGGGAAAATCCCTTATACCTTACCGTGGGGGACACTTATGTAGAACCAGGGGCTACGGCCTTGGACGATAGGGATGGAGTGATTGGAAGTGACGAAATTACGATTGGAGGGGCTATTGTGGACACCAGCGTTGCGGGCACCTACGAGGTGACCTATGATGTGAGCGACGCCGCAAACAATGGGGCCACGCAAGTAGTGCGACGGGTTATTGTAGAGGTACCCGACACCACGGAGCCGGAAATCACGCTTTTAGGGGACAATCCCATGTACGTTGCCCTGGGGGACCCTTATGTGGAACCGGGGGCTACGGCCTTGGACGATAAAGATGGAAACCTCAGTAGTGACATCACGATTGGGGGGGCTATTGTGGACACCAGCGTTGCGGACACCTACGAGGTGACCTATGATGTTAAGGATGCCGCGGGCAATGCTGCTACGCAAATGGTACGGCAGGTTATTGTGGAAGCACCGGACACCACCGCACCGATAATCACCCTTTTTGGGGAAAATCCCATGTACGTTGCCTTGGGGGATACTTATGTGGAACCGGGGGCTACAGCCTCTGACGACAAGGACGGGAATGTTACCGACCGCATTACTATTGGTGGCGATAGGGTGAATACCGCTTTGCTGGGCACCTATGAGGTCACCTATAATGTGAGCGATATAGCGGGCAATGCTGCCGACCAGCGGACCAGGACGGTCATTGTGGAAACCGACTGTACGCTGTTGGAACTGACCGCCAACAATTTTCAGATTATGGTTTCCGATGAAACCTGTCCCGGAAAGGAAAACGGGAGCATACAAATCCAGGCCACCACGGCATTGGATTATACGGTTTCCCTTGCTGATACGGACTACAACTTTCGTTCCGAGCTTCTGGTGGATGGACTCGCCCCAGGGGCCTATACATTATGTATTGGCCTGGAGGAGGTTGCCGATTGTGAACAGTGCTTTGAAGCAACTGTGGCAGCGGGAACGTTGCTGGAAGGAACCACGGCAGTGGTACGGAACAGCATGGCGAAGGCCAAGGTGAACGTGTCCATGATTTCCGGTACCGCTCCCTTTAAGGTATCCGTCAACGGGCATTATCAGGCCACTTACAGTACGCCCGACTTTACGGTGGAGGCCTCGGATGGGGACAAGGTGGAGGTAACCTCCAATCTTCCCTGTGAAGGCACCTTGTCCGTACCGGTGGAACTACCAGGCCAGGTATCGGCCTTCCCGAATCCCGTGACTTCTGAACTCACGGTTACCCTTCCATCGGACATGGGCCGTTGCACGCTGTCCGTCCACCAGATGAATGGTGCTTTGGTTTTCCAGGAGGTCTACGACACTACCAGCGGATATGTCCAAATCCCCTTGGAGGGACTGCCTAGCGGAATGTACCTGGTAAAGGTCCAGGACAAGAAAGAAACCATAACCCTCAAAATCATAAAAAAATGAAAAAGACCTTGATACCCTTAATGGCCCTTACCTTATTGCTGTTTGCCTGTGGCGAATCCGAAAAAGTGGAGGAACCCGATGTGGATGCACCTACAGTGCCCGCCCTTAGTTTTCCCACGGCGGATTTGGCCTGTACCCATTACGAATTGGAGTTCCGATGGACAACCTCCACAGATGATAGTGCAGGAATCATTCGCTACCAAATCGATATCTCTGAAGACAGTGGTTTTGGTAGTATTGACTTTAGCGATGTGGTAAGCGGTACGGCAGCCACCTTTACACTGGAGCCAGGAATCATCTATTACTGGAGGGTGAATGCTATGGACGGCAATAGTAACAAGAGTGCCTATTCACCGTCCCGAATGTTCTATACCGAGCCTGAGGCCGGGACCAACACACTGCCAACAATTCCTGAGATCGGCTCCCCTACCTTGGGTAGCACGGTATCCGGAAGTACGGTGGAACTCTCCTGGCAGGTGACGGATGCAGATGGGGACGAACTACTTTATGATATTTATTTTGGTGCCGGCAGTACACCGGAACTGCATACTTCGAATGTGGACGGGAACACCCTGGAAATACCCGTGGAAGCAGGAACAAAATACTATTGGCGTATAGTGGCCAAGGATGCCCAACAGGGGGTATCCGTGGGACAGTTATGGCATTTTAATGTGCAATAAGTATTTGATATGGAATCCAATGTTTTTAAAATGAAAGCAAAAATAAACAGATTGCTATGTGTGCTGGTATTTATAGGCCTTTTCGCACACCATTCAAGGGGCCAGCAGGACCCGCAGTACACGCAGTACCTCTATAACCACAATATTGTGAACCCAGCCTATATCATTGGTGAGGGCGGCCGCCTTAATGCAGGGCTGCTCTACAGGGCCCAGTGGGTCGGGGTGGAGGGCTCCCCTCGTATCATCAATGCCTTTGGGCAGTTCCGTTTGAACGAGAGGATGCAGTTGGGGCTCTCCCTGGTCCGGGATGACATCGGTTCGGGGGCATTGTTGGAGGACAACGTCTATGCGGACTATGCCTATATCCTACCATTGGGAGGGGAAAGTTCCCTTTCCCTGGGCCTAAAGGCCGGCTTCACCTTCTTTAATTCGGATTTTGCCGGTTTTGGTTTCGATGAGACTACCATAGATCCCACTTTTTTGGAGCCCACCAGTGAGGTGTTCCCGAACATTGGGGCCGGGGCGTATTATACGAACAAGAACTTTTATGCTGGGTTTTCGGCATTGAACCTTTTGAATGCCAAGCATTTGGACCAGTCCGAGGGAGTAATCAACCGGGGCAGGGAGGAAGTGCACTATTACCTGACCTCGGGCTATACCTTTGAGGTGTTCCCATCAGTTTTTTCCCTAAGGCCCTCGGTACTGGCCAGGGGTGTCCGTGGGGCACCGATGATTTTGGACCTGAACCTCAACGCTGTGTTGTACGACCGTTTTGAGGTCGGGGTGGGATACCGAACAAGTGAATCGTTCCTGTCGATGATCAATTTTAGGTTGAGCCCTAGGCTGCGGGTGGGGTATGCCCATGACCATACGGTGAACAATCTTGGAGGATTCGGTTCCAGCTCGCACGAGGTGTTCCTGTTGTTCAATGTTGATTTTAAAAGTAGTACCGATTCAGAACCCCCATTGGATACCGAGGATGAGTAACCTTCTTTGGTCGTTTCATTGCCTGTGGCCCCGTCTTTTCATCATAAGAATTCCCCGCTTCGGGTGTAACATACAAGGGAGACAAACATGGTAACCAAGAGTCAAGATGAAGCGAGTTGTGCTTTTTGGGCTTTGATACCACGATGGCTCTTCCTCGAGGGAGTTCATTGAAGAAACCTTGTCATTTTGCGATATGGGTCTGAGCTATCACCTTGACCACCTTCAAAAAAGTTTTGACCAACTCATCCAAAATAAGGTCATTTCGAACCGACCCAGAGCGGAGTCGAAGGGGAGCGTGAGAAATCTCTGGACACTGATTTTTAGATTTCTCGATCGTCGTTACACTCCTCATTTCGAAATGACATTTAAGTGTATTTTGTCATTTCCCGATCGGTGCTTCGCACTTCACTTCGAAATGACAAAGCAAACCCAATTGTCCTTGCACATCCCATTACTGCAGTAAGGTTTATTCTTGATGCGTGATGGTTCTGGATTGGTAAAACCCGATTCCCAGGCACGATCGGCAGGGATTTTCCACTTATTTCCAAATAGTGACAACTATTACATCAGCAAAGGACGCTTGTTACATTATTGTTAAAGTGTTGGCTGTTAGGGGATACTTTTACCTCCAAAATGGCCATAATTGCTTGAGGGGGAAAATTCCTACAGAAACCTTCCTGACAGGGCAATTGTATGGCGCTTCCGGTCCAAAAGAAACAATAGGTTCGACCGGTTGGATGATTTAGAAAGATTGAAATATAAAGGAACCGACCGTTTTGGAAGAGTGTAAGGGAACAATGTCCGGGATGTTGAGCGGAGTAGGGAGTTTGGAATTTCCAAGACCCTCTGATTACTGGCTGTGCTTATCTCCCAGCACCGATTTCGATACCATGACATTTGGAGTGGGACTCGGGGGATTCCTTTTCCAAGTTGTACTGTCGGTCGCCCAAGAGCTATCTCTAGTACAAGGAAACCTTTATGATACAAATACCTTGATATATCATGAGAACAAAACATTTTATAGGTCTAAAGGGCCTTGTACTTACACTTTTCACCGGCTTGTGGATCAGCACAGGCCTATTTGCCCAAAATGATCCTGCTGTATTCATCACCACCTGGGACACGACCAAACCCGGCACGGTCGATAACAACTCCATCACCCTCCCTTTGACAGGGACTTATGATGTGGATGTGGGCAATGACGGCACCTATGAACTGACGGACCAGACCGGGACCACTACCATAGATGTGACCCAATATGGCCTTACTGCTGGCGAGATACAGCTGGCCATTCGCAATGCCGCATCCGGCGGAACCCTGACCAGGATAGAGTTTCCCTTTAATTCGACAGACGACAGGGAAAGGCTGGTCTCGGTGGACCGATGGGGCACTAGTATAACC
The sequence above is a segment of the Muricauda sp. SCSIO 64092 genome. Coding sequences within it:
- a CDS encoding immunoglobulin-like domain-containing protein codes for the protein MRTKHFMGLKGPLLTLFISLGISMGLFAQDDEFITTWNTTITSGISSNANSITLPLTGTYDVDVGNDDTWDLFGETGTTTVDITLYTNPTTQSNYTAGEIQLAIRSAGSGTGLTRINFNGTGDKDKLLFIHQWGNIAWLSMEFAFWSCTNLNVVAIDVPDLSNLTNMRSMFARCTSLTGAASFSNWNTSGVTNMASTFSGASNFDQDIGSWDVSSVIEMAATFLEARAFNQDIGSWNTSSATNMNSMFRDASSFDQNLGAWDVGKLNAASSMLNGSALSLANWDATLKGWESLVFTRTPTIGATNLKYCSAGDERARLRARGINISGDVLSDTPLEAECLQTLTLPLGTDGAADLEPEQVDNGSEACGMSLSLSQINFTAADLTGPVTVTLTVTNGNNNTATCETTVTVVDDTPPEITLEGDNPLTLELGETYVDPGFEATDNVDGDISNSVIVDSSSVDTSTVTGVNGYTVTYNVADAAGNDAVQVTRTIHVIDPPVEITAFSFSEQLGETTIDSDNHTVTLEVVNGTDLTNLVATFEVSDNTSVEVNDVDQESEVTPNDFTNPVIYKVISPRGQVEQLWTVTVTESQRPFVHITPGTVGEPFEFVGGNVQGTFPISITFSKNVTGFEESDVQITNGEFVQDEFQEEGPNLYTAWVRPTGGDGPYDITITVPENVAIDGEGNQNVTNSLSVGYDDSLKVTITGVSHTNSQEEITLTITFATDVDNDFEDGDIYNTNNISLNNFTERSDREYTVDVEPPTADGAVGQIWIPAHVATAADGSKRNMPATFTVTYDATPPQVNLVLPTEGSDWFPPGRLQDAERSYVVVTANEPLANFDESFLDIENCRFASYSDGKIYVYGTSEPVHGDIATVQLLAGAFTDLAGNATDSDSDIIELVYDYDVDEPDFFPEDNATDIDPFENLTLTFDEDVYVEGRNMYIEIYRADDGSLISQIDLGDAQRVTFNGPTVTIDPANDLDYETDYYVHIDNWALNDLLGNTYDGIADNTSWNFRTQIAPDITAPVITLLGDNPMYLVVGDTYVEPGATASDDRDGNLSSDITIGGATVDTSVAETYEVTYDVSDAANNGATQVVRRVIVEVPDTTEPEITLLGENPLYLTVGDTYVEPGATALDDRDGVIGSDEITIGGAIVDTSVAGTYEVTYDVSDAANNGATQVVRRVIVEVPDTTEPEITLLGDNPMYVALGDPYVEPGATALDDKDGNLSSDITIGGAIVDTSVADTYEVTYDVKDAAGNAATQMVRQVIVEAPDTTAPIITLFGENPMYVALGDTYVEPGATASDDKDGNVTDRITIGGDRVNTALLGTYEVTYNVSDIAGNAADQRTRTVIVETDCTLLELTANNFQIMVSDETCPGKENGSIQIQATTALDYTVSLADTDYNFRSELLVDGLAPGAYTLCIGLEEVADCEQCFEATVAAGTLLEGTTAVVRNSMAKAKVNVSMISGTAPFKVSVNGHYQATYSTPDFTVEASDGDKVEVTSNLPCEGTLSVPVELPGQVSAFPNPVTSELTVTLPSDMGRCTLSVHQMNGALVFQEVYDTTSGYVQIPLEGLPSGMYLVKVQDKKETITLKIIKK
- a CDS encoding fibronectin type III domain-containing protein → MKKTLIPLMALTLLLFACGESEKVEEPDVDAPTVPALSFPTADLACTHYELEFRWTTSTDDSAGIIRYQIDISEDSGFGSIDFSDVVSGTAATFTLEPGIIYYWRVNAMDGNSNKSAYSPSRMFYTEPEAGTNTLPTIPEIGSPTLGSTVSGSTVELSWQVTDADGDELLYDIYFGAGSTPELHTSNVDGNTLEIPVEAGTKYYWRIVAKDAQQGVSVGQLWHFNVQ